In Amphiprion ocellaris isolate individual 3 ecotype Okinawa chromosome 2, ASM2253959v1, whole genome shotgun sequence, the genomic stretch GATTATCCTTCATAGTTTCTAAATGTGCTCTCTGTCATTTTCAAGGTTCCAATGCAGCAAGTGTAGAAGAAGCTGGCCCTCCAACCGGGTGATGGTGGTCTTCCACATGTGTCTGAGAGGTACGCAGGGCACCGTGAAGGTGAGGTGCATGCGTCAGAACTGCAAGAACTGCAGCGATGCCCCCATGGAGAAGCCCAGTGTCACCCCTGAAAACATAGTCATTCTCATGGAGAATCTGATGGAAAAAATCAGAATAAAGTGCTACAATGAAGACCTTGGTGAAAGGAACAGGCCTCCCAGAAGACTCAATGTCGAAAGTCCCCATGAGCCCGCACATTGTGAGGGCTGTATTCTTGGCATCTGTACAAGGAGCTGAACTTGTAATGCTTTTTGTTTGCCTTCTATTGATATATTAGAATATTAATGCAGAAATAAGGGTTTTGATTATATTGTTTGCCTgagatatatatacatatagatgGAATCAAGACTTTCCcttcagattttatttgtttttctgacacAGTTAAATAATAGCTggagtttttctgtttatttttcctgtaggcttacatttaaaatttttaaaagcttGCTTAAAAACAAGAATGTACATCTACAAATACAAAAAGGCTGTACAAGGTATGAACTGGtcatatttgtcatttatgtGGATATAAAATGATTGCCAATAAATTACATTCAAATTTAATTTGCCTTCTTTTGTGTGTAAATATGATACTGAGTGAGAGCATAAAGTCCTACACAAGTCACTAAGTTAAGCAGATCCATATAATATACTGAAATATAAAATTTGAACACATGCAGGTAAGAATTTTGGAAATGTATGTAATGTCCATAGGTTTTTCCATTAATTTCAATGGAAATGTTATgtaagctgaaaaaaaaatttggctGACAGGTGGTTTGAGCTGAAACCAGAGGACACCTATATCTCAGACGGCATCCACTGTTCATTTGCCTGAGACCAGCAGGTGTGACACTGACGCAGCTGTGGTCAGTCCTCAGCGTCTGTAAGTCACACACTGAGGTGCATCACATTAACTGTGGGTTACGCTCGGTTTGTATGAAAACACCTACAGGGAAAGCAGCTGCCCTGCAGGGAGTTTGGCTTTCCCCACATCATTTGCCAGGGATTTGTCCACATCACGCCTCACTGAGTGGCATTCTGTATATCTGGCCCACGGAGGCTGAATTTGCAAGAGTGAGTTTGGCAGGTAAGTAGCAGGCATGCTGACTGTTCTGCTCGTACAGCTGAAgcaatgtttttaaaactgtgaatattttgcGATCCTCAGTGGCTCGCTGATACTGAAGAAACAGTTTCCTCGGGAGCTTCAGATTCAACATCATGGCATCAGAGGATTCTACACTCAAGGTAATGTATCTTCTGCCAGTACAGATGTGATCAAATGTTATTCCTGTGACTGAATGCAGCATGAGGTATAGAAATTTCTTTCTGTAactcttaattttattttaattctagTGCATCCATCTGTCAGTCAAGCCCACCTTGGTTGTGCTCATTATTTTCATGCCAGGTAAGATGTTGGGTAAGAACAATATGAGGATATGAGTTTGTCCTGCAGGGCAGCATCAAAGAATGTGTCTACTGAATATTGTATGTGCATC encodes the following:
- the LOC129350976 gene encoding receptor-transporting protein 3-like, coding for MAAPEWVLEFQHRAKNLKEGHSWKLEFDENIVPNQPNLGWKQYIRNTSARFQCSKCRRSWPSNRVMVVFHMCLRGTQGTVKVRCMRQNCKNCSDAPMEKPSVTPENIVILMENLMEKIRIKCYNEDLGERNRPPRRLNVESPHEPAHCEGCILGICTRS